A stretch of Aureispira sp. CCB-E DNA encodes these proteins:
- a CDS encoding DegT/DnrJ/EryC1/StrS family aminotransferase translates to MRPIQMVDLKAQYQGIKNAVDTAILNCIESGAFINGPQVKSFKAHLEKYLAVNTVIPCANGTDALQIALMGLGLKPGDEVIVPTFTYVATAEVIGLLQLTPVMVDVDPNTFNVTADLIEPLITERTKAIVPVHLFGQSADMEPILALAKKYQLYVVEDNAQAIGADYTFSDGRVQKTGTLGDIGCTSFYPSKNLGAYGDGGAIFTQNEALGKHLQMIASHGQNKRYYHQCIGVNSRLDSIQAAVLDIKLAQLDAYATARQAVAAAYDKAFGAIEGVQIPVRQHNSSHVFHQYTLKVPTDKRAALQAHLKENGIPSMIYYPVPLNEQEAFKHIVSASENSFPVTEQLCKEVLSLPIHTEMDDEQLAFITNIFCAFFE, encoded by the coding sequence ATGCGACCCATTCAAATGGTAGATTTGAAAGCACAATACCAAGGTATTAAAAATGCTGTTGACACAGCTATTTTGAATTGTATAGAATCTGGTGCTTTTATCAATGGTCCACAAGTCAAATCTTTCAAAGCACATCTAGAAAAATACCTTGCAGTCAATACGGTCATACCTTGTGCAAATGGTACTGATGCGTTGCAGATAGCGTTGATGGGCTTGGGACTCAAGCCAGGAGATGAGGTAATTGTTCCTACTTTTACTTACGTAGCTACGGCAGAAGTGATTGGTTTGTTGCAACTAACACCTGTAATGGTTGATGTAGATCCCAATACGTTTAATGTTACAGCAGACTTGATAGAACCATTGATAACAGAAAGAACCAAAGCCATTGTACCTGTTCATTTGTTTGGGCAAAGTGCTGATATGGAGCCTATTTTAGCATTAGCAAAAAAATACCAGCTTTATGTTGTAGAGGATAATGCACAGGCGATCGGGGCAGATTATACCTTTTCGGATGGTCGTGTTCAAAAAACAGGTACCTTAGGAGATATTGGTTGCACGTCTTTTTATCCTTCCAAAAATTTAGGTGCTTATGGTGATGGGGGCGCAATTTTTACTCAAAATGAAGCTTTAGGAAAGCATTTACAAATGATTGCTAGCCATGGACAAAACAAACGTTATTATCATCAATGTATTGGTGTTAATTCTCGTTTGGATTCTATTCAAGCAGCCGTGCTGGATATTAAATTAGCTCAATTGGATGCCTATGCGACCGCTAGACAAGCTGTTGCGGCTGCTTACGATAAGGCATTTGGGGCAATAGAAGGTGTTCAAATACCTGTGCGTCAACATAACTCTTCTCATGTATTTCATCAATACACGTTAAAAGTTCCAACAGATAAACGAGCTGCTTTGCAAGCGCATTTAAAAGAGAATGGTATTCCATCTATGATATACTATCCAGTTCCTTTGAATGAACAGGAGGCTTTTAAACATATTGTATCGGCTTCAGAAAATAGCTTTCCTGTGACAGAACAGCTTTGCAAGGAAGTTTTATCATTACCGATCCATACAGAAATGGACGATGAGCAATTGGCATTTATTACCAATATTTTTTGCGCATTTTTTGAATAA
- a CDS encoding nucleotide pyrophosphohydrolase, producing the protein MTLQEAQAKVDHWVKTIGVRYYGELTNTAILMEEVGEVARLMARIYGEQSFKTKEQEASAKDDLAEEMGDVLFVLLCLANQAEVDLGASLQKIMDKRTIRDKDRHANNPKLK; encoded by the coding sequence ATGACATTACAAGAAGCACAAGCAAAAGTAGACCACTGGGTCAAGACCATTGGCGTTCGTTACTACGGAGAACTAACTAATACAGCCATTCTGATGGAAGAAGTTGGCGAAGTAGCTCGCCTAATGGCTCGAATTTATGGCGAACAATCTTTTAAAACAAAAGAACAAGAAGCCTCTGCCAAAGATGATCTAGCCGAAGAAATGGGAGATGTTTTATTCGTCTTGCTTTGTCTGGCAAATCAAGCAGAAGTGGATTTAGGTGCTTCGTTGCAGAAAATAATGGACAAACGAACCATTAGAGACAAAGATCGTCATGCCAATAACCCAAAGTTAAAATAA
- a CDS encoding DUF1015 family protein, with protein MAKISPFRAALPDLSDIISFDDFFGSAKRKFPLYLSDGIYTQNSKKSFYIYRIKRPHRSHTGLLACTNVLDYINGEIKKHENTLAAKEAKMMRLFEERQALIKPILLTYPNVLEIDALINRITTSSPPSFHIPFQDEEHIFWQIEDPLRIEALTSAFDQHVHESYICDGHHRAKTSELLYKRYLESNELTTNKTQFNFMLVAYFPASEIEIHNYNRVIADLGNISQKNFLAQLETYYSIQPTEKNYTPIARYEMGMYLDKQWYKLRLKKSYWPQPSTPTKETLDVYFLNKYVLEGILGIEDVRTEPDIKYVEGPKGAFSLERRVREGKAKIGFNLYPVALEDLIRISNEQDTLPPKSTWIEPRMRNGFIAHLYKEVAED; from the coding sequence ATGGCGAAAATTTCACCATTCCGAGCAGCACTACCAGATCTGAGTGATATTATTTCCTTTGATGATTTTTTTGGTTCGGCCAAGCGCAAATTCCCACTCTATTTAAGCGATGGTATTTATACTCAAAACTCTAAAAAATCATTCTATATCTACCGTATTAAACGGCCACATCGCAGTCATACTGGATTGCTAGCTTGTACAAATGTTTTGGATTATATCAATGGCGAAATCAAGAAACACGAGAACACCTTAGCGGCCAAGGAGGCTAAAATGATGCGTCTTTTTGAAGAACGTCAAGCATTGATCAAACCAATTTTACTAACATACCCTAATGTTTTAGAGATTGATGCCCTCATTAACCGAATTACCACCTCCTCTCCTCCTTCTTTTCACATTCCATTCCAAGATGAGGAGCATATTTTTTGGCAAATAGAAGATCCACTCCGAATTGAAGCCCTAACCTCTGCCTTCGATCAACATGTTCACGAATCTTATATTTGTGATGGACACCATCGAGCCAAGACTTCAGAGTTATTATACAAAAGATACCTAGAGTCCAACGAGTTGACGACCAATAAAACGCAATTTAACTTTATGTTGGTCGCTTATTTTCCTGCTTCCGAAATAGAGATTCACAACTACAATCGAGTGATTGCTGACTTAGGTAATATTTCTCAAAAAAATTTTCTTGCTCAATTAGAAACCTACTATAGCATTCAACCCACCGAAAAGAACTACACTCCAATTGCAAGGTATGAAATGGGCATGTACCTAGACAAGCAGTGGTATAAACTGCGTCTCAAAAAATCATATTGGCCCCAACCTAGTACCCCAACAAAAGAAACATTAGATGTTTATTTTTTGAACAAATATGTTCTAGAAGGCATTTTAGGAATTGAAGACGTTCGAACAGAGCCCGATATCAAGTATGTAGAAGGTCCCAAAGGTGCGTTTAGCTTAGAACGCAGGGTGCGAGAAGGTAAAGCTAAAATTGGCTTTAATTTATATCCCGTTGCTTTAGAAGATTTGATTCGTATTTCAAACGAACAAGATACTCTTCCTCCTAAATCAACTTGGATTGAGCCTAGGATGCGCAATGGGTTTATCGCTCATTTGTACAAAGAAGTTGCAGAGGATTAG
- a CDS encoding protein-L-isoaspartate(D-aspartate) O-methyltransferase: MEDSNRHKGMRKRLAEKLYQKGIRDENVLSAIQAIPRHFFLDKAFEEHAYEDKAFPIDEHQTISQPYTVAYQTELLQVKKREKILEIGTGSGYQSAVLALLGARLYTIERHELLYSKAKKMFETLGLLGIRSYFRDGYKGLGEFAPFDKILVTAGATEVPPALKKQLKIGGILVIPVGNQAHQKMLKITRLGKFDYQEETLSNFKFVPLLKGKNPQK; the protein is encoded by the coding sequence ATGGAAGACAGCAATAGACATAAGGGCATGCGCAAACGTTTGGCTGAAAAGCTTTATCAAAAAGGTATTCGAGATGAAAACGTCTTGAGCGCCATTCAAGCCATTCCTAGACATTTCTTTTTGGATAAAGCATTCGAAGAACACGCCTACGAAGATAAAGCATTCCCTATCGACGAGCATCAAACGATTTCTCAACCTTATACCGTTGCTTATCAGACAGAATTGCTACAAGTCAAAAAGCGAGAAAAAATTCTTGAAATTGGTACAGGTTCGGGATATCAATCTGCTGTTTTAGCCCTATTAGGTGCTCGTTTATATACCATCGAACGACACGAGTTATTATATTCCAAAGCTAAGAAAATGTTTGAGACACTTGGCTTACTAGGCATTAGAAGTTACTTTAGAGATGGCTACAAAGGTCTAGGCGAATTTGCACCTTTTGACAAAATACTAGTAACAGCGGGAGCTACAGAAGTACCACCTGCCTTAAAAAAACAGCTAAAGATTGGTGGTATTCTAGTCATTCCTGTTGGTAATCAAGCACATCAAAAAATGCTAAAAATAACTCGTCTAGGTAAGTTTGATTATCAAGAAGAAACTTTGAGCAACTTTAAATTTGTACCTTTACTAAAAGGGAAAAATCCACAAAAGTAA
- a CDS encoding YHYH protein, protein MKCVVPILFILTSLLLFACREQPMVDCTPTVPLNTSRGACNQNLTPSSAYSESINGHTRVITANNIPEHKVGLFGGGQGSLNPNAISPQNAVYRITTTPTKAASKTELLSSVGPVGAFGILMNGVELDPIAAEPWPHQGMMAANVNWTWNLEATNVQLGLDCNNAHVQPTGKYHYHASPTLYLQSLNINTTTMTQIGWAADGFPIYYKYGYSDPLDNTSAVVALTASYQLKTGERPGNGSDGPCGAYNGIYSNDYEYIPSLGMLDECNGRTGVTPEFPGGTYYYVITDEFPSVPRCLMGIPSNDFKLR, encoded by the coding sequence ATGAAATGCGTAGTTCCTATTTTATTTATTTTGACAAGTTTATTATTGTTTGCTTGCCGTGAACAACCAATGGTAGATTGCACTCCTACCGTGCCTCTAAATACTTCTAGAGGAGCCTGCAACCAAAACTTAACTCCTTCGTCTGCTTACTCTGAATCTATTAATGGTCATACAAGAGTTATTACGGCTAATAATATACCAGAACATAAAGTTGGTTTATTTGGCGGAGGTCAAGGTTCTTTAAATCCGAATGCTATTAGCCCGCAAAATGCAGTTTATCGAATTACAACAACTCCTACTAAAGCGGCTTCGAAAACAGAGCTACTAAGTAGTGTAGGACCTGTTGGTGCTTTTGGCATTTTAATGAATGGAGTGGAATTGGATCCTATTGCTGCAGAACCTTGGCCCCATCAAGGAATGATGGCAGCAAATGTGAATTGGACGTGGAATTTGGAAGCTACGAATGTACAATTGGGGTTAGATTGTAACAATGCTCACGTGCAGCCAACAGGCAAGTATCATTATCATGCTTCGCCAACTCTATATCTTCAATCATTGAACATCAATACCACAACAATGACTCAAATAGGGTGGGCGGCAGATGGTTTTCCTATTTATTATAAGTATGGTTATTCAGATCCGCTAGATAACACTTCTGCTGTTGTTGCCTTGACTGCTAGCTACCAACTTAAAACAGGAGAACGACCAGGGAATGGTTCAGATGGACCTTGTGGGGCGTACAATGGCATTTATTCTAATGATTATGAATATATTCCTAGCCTAGGAATGCTCGATGAGTGTAATGGTCGAACAGGGGTAACACCAGAATTTCCTGGAGGAACATATTACTATGTTATAACAGACGAATTTCCTTCTGTTCCTAGGTGTTTGATGGGAATACCCTCTAATGACTTTAAACTGCGATAA
- a CDS encoding cystathionine gamma-synthase, translating into MKFGTKVIHAGIKPDPATGAIMTPIYQTSTYAQESPGKHKGFEYARTKNPTRSALEANLAALENGAKAICFGSGLAAINAMLQTLNPGDEIIATNDLYGGTYRLFTKIFGRFNIKTHFISMDQPNDIESYINEQTKLIWIETPTNPMLNIIDIEAVCAIAQQHGIRTCVDNTFASPYLQTPIDLGADVVMHSATKYLGGHSDVVHGALVCKDETFAQELFFLQNAAGAVPGPQDCFLLLRGIKTLHLRVQRACDNARTIANFLKEHPKVDQVYYPGFESHKGHAIAKRQMRDFGGMVSFSLKEDTFEAAARVLGSTHYFTCAESLGGVESLIGHPASMTHASIPREERLKVGLTDSLIRLSIGIEDIDDLVTDLKQALG; encoded by the coding sequence ATGAAATTTGGAACAAAAGTTATCCATGCAGGAATCAAACCAGATCCAGCAACGGGGGCAATTATGACGCCAATCTATCAAACCTCTACCTACGCCCAAGAATCACCAGGCAAACACAAAGGGTTTGAATATGCTCGCACCAAAAACCCCACAAGATCTGCCTTAGAAGCTAATCTAGCTGCTCTAGAAAATGGGGCAAAAGCAATTTGTTTTGGTAGTGGCTTAGCGGCAATCAATGCCATGCTACAAACCTTAAACCCTGGTGACGAAATTATTGCTACCAATGACTTGTATGGTGGCACCTATCGCTTATTTACCAAGATTTTCGGACGTTTTAACATCAAAACTCATTTTATTAGCATGGATCAGCCCAATGATATAGAGTCCTATATCAACGAGCAGACCAAGTTGATTTGGATCGAAACCCCAACCAATCCAATGCTAAACATCATTGATATTGAAGCTGTTTGTGCGATTGCTCAACAACATGGCATTCGTACTTGTGTAGACAATACATTTGCCTCTCCTTATTTGCAAACACCAATAGACTTGGGAGCAGATGTCGTCATGCATTCGGCTACCAAATACCTTGGTGGTCATTCTGATGTCGTTCATGGTGCTTTGGTTTGTAAAGATGAAACCTTCGCTCAAGAATTATTCTTCTTACAAAATGCAGCAGGTGCCGTTCCAGGACCTCAGGATTGCTTTTTATTGTTGAGAGGAATCAAAACGTTGCATTTGCGTGTGCAACGGGCTTGTGATAACGCTCGTACTATTGCTAACTTTCTAAAAGAACATCCTAAAGTAGATCAAGTATACTATCCTGGATTTGAATCTCACAAAGGACATGCCATCGCCAAACGTCAAATGCGTGATTTTGGTGGTATGGTTTCGTTCTCTTTAAAAGAGGACACATTTGAGGCTGCTGCTAGAGTCTTAGGAAGCACGCATTACTTCACCTGTGCAGAATCCTTGGGAGGTGTCGAGTCTCTAATTGGGCACCCTGCGTCTATGACCCATGCCTCTATTCCTCGTGAAGAACGGTTAAAAGTGGGCTTAACAGATTCCTTAATTCGATTGAGTATTGGAATAGAAGATATTGATGACTTAGTTACTGATTTAAAGCAGGCTCTGGGCTAG